The nucleotide window AGCACCTGCCTGGCACCCTCGAAATTGTTCTCATCGAGCAACTTGTAACCCAGGACCAGGTTCGATTTGTCCTTGATCGCCAGCGTGGAAGGGCTGTTGCTGGCAATCTGCCCGGTACGGTCGAGATACTGGCGTCCGTCCAGTTCCCTGCCGTCCCTTAACAGCGCGATACCCAGGTTGTAGGTCGTAAAGCCCTCCAGGCTTTTCGTACCCTGGAGCTCTTTCAGGATACGCGCGGCCTCAGCAAAGCGGCCGTTCGCCAGGAAGATTTGCGCGCGGAGGAAAGTCAGATCATCACGAATTCGTTCGGGCACGCTTCCTCGAATACGCTCAACGGCATGCAAGGCATTTTCCGGCTGGTCTTTCTGGAAATAGATTCGGGCCAGCCGGAAAATCGCCTCATTACGCACGGGTTCTTCGACATTCCCTTCGATGACTGCCGTGATGGCACGGCCGGCGCGATAGTGCATCCGGTAAGCGAGCTCGAAATCACCCACGGCGAACTCTGCGTGGTTGAGATGGGTGAAAAGCGAGTCGAGCTCGGGTTCATCGAGACCATGGAACTGCCCCAGTTCGGTGTCGAGCCGGGCAATCGAATCGAACCAGTCCCCCTGGAAGGCGTAATAGAGGGCCTCGCCGAAATAGAGGTCCTTCAGCTCCTTAGGAGCGGTCGTACTGGCCAGAACGATCCGTTCATTCGCAGCGAGGGTACTGGCCGCCAGCGAAGACGATGCGAACAACAGAGATGCCAGTAAAATGATTAGCCTGATCATAATGGTCTCGCAAAAACCAGGTTTGCCGCAGAGTTCACAGAGAAAGTCAAAAGACCTTGCAAAAGTTTTCTCTGCGTTCTCGGCGGTGAAAAAATCGATTTGTTACCAGTCCTTCAGCGTAATATCCTGACTAGCCAGAGTGAACTCGACGATCTTCGGCCCGACGTCCTTGGTCACATTGAAGCTCTCCGTTTTTCTGAAATCGGTGCCTCCCGCAGTTTTTCCGAGGAGAGTCACCTGCAGGTCGTGTTCGCCGGTCGTGATATTGCCGGTATAGATGCGCTGTACCCCACCTTTCTGCAGGGCTTCGAGTTCCTTGAAGGTATAGAGGTGCTGGGCTACCGGCTTGCCGCTCAGTTGGATCTCGACCGAATCGAGGCGGAACTTTTCACCATTGGCCAGAGACACGAAAACCGCGACCTGGGTATCGGATGGATACAGCAGCTT belongs to Desulfuromonadales bacterium and includes:
- a CDS encoding tetratricopeptide repeat protein gives rise to the protein MFASSSLAASTLAANERIVLASTTAPKELKDLYFGEALYYAFQGDWFDSIARLDTELGQFHGLDEPELDSLFTHLNHAEFAVGDFELAYRMHYRAGRAITAVIEGNVEEPVRNEAIFRLARIYFQKDQPENALHAVERIRGSVPERIRDDLTFLRAQIFLANGRFAEAARILKELQGTKSLEGFTTYNLGIALLRDGRELDGRQYLDRTGQIASNSPSTLAIKDKSNLVLGYKLLDENNFEGARQVL